The following are from one region of the Tenacibaculum dicentrarchi genome:
- a CDS encoding Fic family protein: MEIIIPLNETSFFQGRNTPEKGKIVGYGAIIESLKLPIPFPNSLSLITKKSKKYNNDHWKVFPTSYQPEETLYKQLVFAIKYEGINLLLFKALFEVITKDQIKEILHIEPSGQYSRKIWFIYEWLQQEQIDVAVDLKKRKYIQLLDANIQYTIKGEESARHKIINNLPGTVDFCPLVFKTEKLENYINSNLSSRKNTILNSIHKDILQRASSFLLLKDSKASFTIEGENPGNNRAMRWGKAIGQAGGNSLSIAELERLQQIIIENSRFIEMGLRKEGGFVGDHDRSSGEPIPDHISAKEEDIPKLLNGVIDTNTLLQDDSYDAVLAAATISFGFVFIHPFIDGNGRLHRYIMHHILAKKKFTQQGVIFPVSASILEHINDYKTVLESYSHPLLDYIIWKETENHNIKVTNNTIDFYRYFDATKQAEFLYDCVEDTLVRIIPEEVSYLQKYDQFKKYLDNHFEMPNKTIAILIRFLEQNEGILSKRALKKEFSVLESTEIIDIQTNYNTIFYKMEHL; the protein is encoded by the coding sequence ATGGAAATAATAATACCATTAAATGAAACTTCATTTTTTCAAGGAAGAAATACACCTGAAAAAGGAAAAATAGTGGGTTATGGTGCTATAATAGAAAGTTTAAAATTACCAATACCTTTTCCAAATAGCCTATCTCTAATAACTAAAAAAAGCAAAAAATATAATAATGACCATTGGAAAGTATTTCCGACTTCATACCAGCCAGAAGAGACATTGTACAAACAGTTGGTATTTGCTATTAAATATGAAGGTATTAATTTACTATTATTTAAAGCGTTATTTGAAGTAATTACAAAAGACCAAATAAAAGAGATTCTACACATAGAACCATCTGGTCAATATAGTCGAAAGATTTGGTTTATATACGAATGGCTTCAACAAGAACAAATTGATGTAGCGGTAGATTTAAAGAAACGTAAATACATTCAACTACTTGACGCTAATATTCAGTACACAATAAAAGGAGAAGAATCTGCAAGGCACAAAATAATCAATAACCTACCAGGAACGGTAGATTTTTGTCCATTAGTTTTTAAAACTGAAAAGTTAGAAAACTATATTAATAGTAATTTATCTAGCAGAAAAAATACAATTCTAAATAGCATACATAAAGATATATTGCAACGCGCTTCTTCTTTTTTATTATTAAAAGACTCTAAAGCATCTTTTACTATAGAGGGTGAAAATCCTGGCAATAATAGAGCTATGCGTTGGGGTAAAGCAATTGGTCAAGCAGGTGGAAACTCATTAAGTATTGCCGAACTTGAGCGCTTACAACAAATAATTATAGAAAACAGTAGGTTTATAGAAATGGGCTTAAGGAAAGAAGGTGGTTTTGTGGGAGATCATGATAGAAGCTCAGGAGAACCTATTCCAGATCATATTTCTGCAAAAGAAGAAGATATTCCTAAATTATTAAATGGAGTAATAGATACAAATACACTATTACAAGATGACAGTTATGATGCTGTTTTAGCCGCTGCAACCATATCATTTGGTTTTGTATTTATACACCCTTTTATAGACGGAAATGGTCGCTTGCATCGTTATATAATGCATCATATTTTAGCTAAAAAGAAATTTACACAACAAGGAGTTATTTTTCCTGTTTCTGCCTCAATTTTAGAGCATATTAATGATTACAAAACTGTTTTAGAATCTTATTCTCATCCATTATTAGACTACATAATATGGAAAGAAACGGAAAATCATAACATTAAGGTCACAAATAATACCATTGATTTTTATCGTTATTTTGACGCTACAAAGCAAGCTGAGTTTTTATATGATTGTGTAGAGGATACACTTGTCAGAATTATACCTGAAGAAGTTAGTTATCTTCAAAAATATGATCAATTTAAAAAATACTTAGATAATCATTTTGAAATGCCTAACAAAACAATTGCAATCCTCATTCGATTTTTAGAACAGAATGAAGGTATTTTATCAAAACGTGCACTAAAAAAAGAATTTTCAGTATTAGAAAGCACCGAAATTATAGATATACAAACAAATTATAATACTATTTTTTATAAAATGGAACACCTATAA
- a CDS encoding sigma 54-interacting transcriptional regulator: MQSKNKQILLTWDAFNNGFIVTAKVLESLLLEKKIIINKIYYLQNQNLSNENLAEIDIFFERKKHKEVLDKFNDIRIKERLKDNRKISELIKLETQTLPKFENKKISINGVTNYQSIYDSLIKFIKENFYSKDNIDLHINISPGTPQMHVVWLMLNSAGYLPINTTLWSSQFDKIKKITYIEEIKFKPNIFLSELLKKKYISNTIKLNLNETRSYKRKEAENKLTLFSHIPNASILLLGERGTGKSTYVRELILKKYDKNYPFSELACGTFTEELMKSELFGYKKGAFTSAEKDKDGILSNFKNGGILFLDEIQDLSKPLQRQLIQVLQTGKYLPLGSSQFEKTNFRLIAASNITFKNLTKNKLDYDFFDRISRFIVEIPSLRECKEDYVINWENVWNDVANFENAPSLIWNEKIHTFLKSKKLFGNFRDMQKLASYILAFYFESHKKDIAIEKAITEFEKWNIDNTKTTQTYFTEGKTYNEIISRFNKELAEWSIESYGSKNKASLILDRSVSMLTKDINMNRLKSYKKSCST; this comes from the coding sequence ATGCAAAGTAAAAACAAACAAATACTTTTAACATGGGACGCTTTTAATAATGGTTTTATTGTTACTGCAAAGGTTTTAGAATCATTATTATTAGAAAAAAAAATCATTATAAATAAAATCTATTATTTACAGAATCAGAATTTATCAAATGAAAATTTAGCTGAAATAGATATTTTTTTTGAAAGAAAAAAACACAAAGAAGTTTTAGATAAATTTAATGATATTAGAATTAAAGAAAGATTAAAAGATAATCGGAAAATCAGTGAATTAATAAAACTAGAAACTCAAACGCTTCCTAAATTTGAAAATAAAAAAATCTCAATTAATGGAGTAACTAATTATCAATCTATTTATGATAGTCTGATAAAATTCATAAAAGAAAATTTTTATAGTAAAGATAATATTGATTTACATATAAACATTTCTCCAGGAACACCGCAAATGCATGTAGTTTGGTTAATGTTAAATTCTGCGGGTTACTTACCTATAAATACAACTTTGTGGTCAAGCCAGTTTGATAAAATTAAAAAGATAACCTATATAGAAGAAATAAAATTTAAACCTAATATTTTTCTAAGTGAATTATTAAAAAAGAAATATATAAGCAATACAATTAAGTTAAACCTAAACGAAACAAGATCTTATAAGAGAAAAGAAGCGGAAAATAAACTCACTTTATTTTCACATATCCCAAATGCATCTATATTGTTATTAGGAGAAAGAGGAACTGGTAAATCGACTTATGTTCGAGAATTAATTTTAAAAAAGTATGACAAAAATTATCCTTTTTCAGAATTAGCCTGTGGTACTTTTACTGAAGAATTAATGAAATCAGAACTTTTTGGATATAAAAAAGGAGCGTTTACTAGTGCAGAAAAAGATAAAGATGGTATTTTATCCAATTTTAAAAATGGCGGTATCTTATTCTTAGATGAAATACAAGATTTATCAAAACCACTACAACGTCAATTAATTCAAGTATTACAAACAGGAAAATATTTACCATTAGGTTCATCACAATTCGAAAAAACAAATTTCAGATTAATAGCGGCAAGTAACATTACTTTTAAAAACTTAACAAAAAACAAGTTAGATTATGATTTTTTTGATAGAATTTCTAGGTTTATAGTAGAAATTCCTTCCTTAAGAGAATGTAAAGAAGACTATGTTATTAATTGGGAAAATGTATGGAACGATGTCGCAAATTTCGAAAATGCGCCGAGTTTAATCTGGAATGAAAAAATTCATACTTTTTTGAAATCAAAAAAACTATTTGGTAATTTTAGAGATATGCAAAAGTTAGCTTCCTATATTCTTGCTTTTTATTTTGAAAGTCATAAAAAGGATATTGCTATTGAGAAAGCTATTACCGAATTTGAAAAATGGAATATTGACAATACAAAAACAACTCAAACATATTTTACAGAAGGAAAAACATATAATGAAATAATTTCTCGATTTAATAAAGAATTAGCTGAATGGTCTATTGAATCTTATGGTAGTAAAAATAAGGCTTCTTTGATTCTTGATCGTTCGGTGAGTATGCTAACTAAAGATATCAATATGAATAGACTAAAATCATACAAAAAAAGCTGTTCAACGTAA
- a CDS encoding InlB B-repeat-containing protein, whose protein sequence is MNLFHSKKTPLLIAFLLSIFYSFSPIPSYYKAANFIEPETTTYYPPKVSETLRRTPITIMINEIDVDQKGRDTNEFIELYDGGTGNTSLSGYSIVLFNGGNDKSYKTFDLTGHKTTADGYFVIGSSTVANVNFTPTKFSLQNGADAIALYHADASKFSYGSPVTTTDLVDAVVYDTDDKDDTGLLALLNLNQPQVNEHGKKDKENHSSQRVINGSGGLRNTNTYTQATPTPGKENTDGSSTTPPTNTDTEAPAAPSNLTASNITETQVTLTWEIATDNIGVSHYQIFNGTVNLGNTSNTTFNLTGLTANTTYSFTVKAIDDATNSSLASNTVSATTLESTTNNTPITIMINEIDVDQKGTDTNEFIELYDGGAGNTSLDNHTIVLFNGGKDKSYKTIDLTGHKTTADGYFVIGNSTVANVNLVEFAKNGIQNGADAIALYHADASEFHNGTPITTNNLVDAIVYDTNDNDDTGLLILLNANQPQVNENAKDDKDRHSLQRIVNGSGGLRNTDTYTQARPTPGKENTTVFPIPSLTTITIAAARAKNDGDEIQVKGILTVTDQFAGAAYIQDATGGIAIFDKDVHGKGKFKIGDEITVQAFKATDKSQIQLINIVGISNHGAATNPIVPKEITLNELAAHPAELVKISNPIFPSPGNMFFGNSNYRIFDNNNNTANLRIDIDVNGITGLAQPQSCSEITGVVGRYYNFQLIPRLTSDINCAKKYQHPPLDHDKISKDKTLDIVTWNIEWFGDEKKSPAAGNQNSDEIQKEKVKQILLNLDADIIAVQEIIDIDLFKELIAELPAYDFILSDAVSYPNSTSGMPQKLGFIYKKSVVNLKSSTPLLKAIHPYYNGNDESALQDFPDPKKSRFFASGRLPFLMTADITIDNQTKEVNFIVLHARANTSAAKAQSKYDMRKYDVETLKKELDANFPTKNIVLLGDYNDDVDQTVVANDVIGNATTYDAFVQDASNYTIVTSALSKANFRSYASRENMIDHITISNELTNNYLLGSEKVHYEFYNNLYEKTTSDHFPVSVRLQLNDVVEAPQVIIKIADARTKVSGEIVSITGILTVTDQFAGSAYIQDETGGIAIFDDKIHGEGKFKIGDQITVKATKSTHNGQIQLINVISAVASTTAVNPIIPKVITLAELANHPGELVQILNPSFPLPGSMIFGNSNIEITDAYNNKAQIRIDADAKELTGLAQPENCDQITGVVGRYNATLQVLPRLKSDVSCAKQYEHPSSVNDAIAKDKTLDIVTWNIEWFGDQTNSPAAGNPNSDEIQKEKVKEVLLGLDADVIAVQEIADIVLFQKLVTELPAYDFILSDAVSYPNNTTGVTQKLGFIYKKSVVNFKNSSPLLKAIHPYYNGNDESAIQDFPHPSKASFFASGRLPFLMTADVTLNNITEEFSFIVLHARANNNSDAQNRYDMRKYDIEVLKKELDTNFSTKNVVLLGDYNDDVDQTVVRVNTSTSTYDAFIQDPTNYTITTTALSKAGFRSYPSFPNLIDHITISNELNDNYLSGSEKVHYELYNNEYTKTASDHLPVSIRLKFTGNYTVKYTAGNNGTITGNLTQTIEEGKATSEVKAIANTGYEFVKWSDNNTSETRTDIADADKEFKAEFVKTVVVVKNYTVKYTAGNNGTITGNLTQTIEEGKATSEVKAIANTGYEFVKWSDNNTSETRTDIADADKEFKAEFVKTVVVVKNYTVKYTAGNNGTITGNLTQTIEEGKATSEVKAIANTGYEFVKWSDNNTSETRTDIADADKEFKAEFVKTVVVVKNYTVKYTAGNNGTITGNLTQTIEEGKATSEVKAIANTGYEFVKWSDNNTSETRTDIADADKEFKAEFVKTVVVVKNYTVKYTAGNNGTITGNLAQTIEEGKATSEVKAIADAGYEFVKWSDNNTSETRTDIADANKEFKAEFVKTVVIVKNYTVKYTAGNNGTITGNLTQTIEEGKATSEVKAIADAGYEFVKWSDNNTSETRTDIADADKEFKAEFVKTVVVVKNYTVKYTAGNNGTITGNLAQTIEEGKATSEVKAIANTGYEFVKWSDNNTSETRTDIADADKEFKAEFVKTVVVVKNYTVKYTAGNNGTITGNLAQTIEEGKATSEVKAIANTGYEFVKWSDNNTSETRTDIADADKEFKAEFVKTVVVVKNYTVKYTAGNNGTITGNLTQTIEEGKATSEVKAIANTGYEFVKWSDNNTSETRTDIADANKEFKAEFVKTVVIVKNYTVKYTAGNNGTITGNLTQTIEEGKATSEVKAIADAGYEFVKWSDNNTSETRTDIADADKEFKAEFVKTVVVVKNYTVKYTAGNNGTITGNLAQTIEEGKATSEVKAIANTGYEFVKWSDNNTSETRTDIADADKEFKAEFVKTVVVVKNYTVKYTAGNNGTITGNLAQTIEEGKATSEVKAIANTGYEFVKWSDNNTSETRTDIADADKEFKAEFVKTVVVVKNYTVKYTAGNNGTITGNLTQTIEEGKATSEVKAIANTGYEFVKWSDNNTSETRTDIADADKEFKAEFVPIVKVIKNGITASKGFSPNGDANNDTWVIQNIDRYPNNTVKVFNRWGKKVYYKKGYQNTWDATATDTGTKLPVGSYIYIINLNEAGIKPVQGMIYINY, encoded by the coding sequence ATGAACCTTTTTCACTCAAAAAAGACCCCTCTGTTAATTGCTTTTTTGCTGTCTATCTTTTATAGTTTTTCTCCAATTCCGAGTTACTATAAGGCAGCTAATTTTATTGAACCTGAAACCACAACTTATTACCCACCTAAAGTTTCAGAAACATTAAGAAGAACTCCTATAACAATAATGATCAACGAAATTGATGTAGATCAAAAAGGTCGTGATACCAATGAATTTATTGAATTATATGATGGAGGCACAGGAAATACCTCTTTAAGTGGCTATAGTATTGTGCTATTTAACGGTGGTAATGATAAAAGTTACAAAACCTTCGACTTAACAGGGCATAAAACAACTGCCGATGGGTATTTTGTAATCGGTAGTAGTACCGTGGCAAATGTTAATTTCACTCCTACTAAATTTAGCCTTCAAAATGGTGCCGATGCCATTGCTTTATACCATGCTGATGCTAGTAAATTTAGCTATGGATCGCCTGTTACAACCACCGATTTAGTCGATGCAGTTGTATATGATACCGATGATAAAGACGACACTGGCTTATTGGCATTGCTAAACCTCAACCAACCTCAAGTTAATGAACACGGGAAAAAAGATAAAGAAAATCATTCTTCGCAACGTGTTATTAATGGTAGCGGCGGTTTAAGAAATACCAATACCTATACACAAGCAACTCCTACGCCTGGTAAAGAAAATACTGACGGTAGTAGTACTACTCCCCCTACAAATACCGATACAGAAGCACCTGCTGCCCCTAGCAATTTAACGGCTTCAAATATTACAGAAACCCAAGTAACTTTAACATGGGAAATAGCTACTGATAATATTGGCGTATCCCACTACCAGATATTTAATGGAACTGTAAATTTAGGAAACACTAGTAACACTACTTTTAATCTAACAGGATTAACAGCCAACACAACCTACTCTTTTACAGTAAAAGCTATTGATGATGCCACTAACAGTTCGCTTGCTAGTAATACTGTATCTGCTACAACTTTAGAGAGTACGACTAATAATACGCCTATAACAATCATGATTAATGAGATTGATGTAGATCAAAAAGGGACTGATACCAATGAATTTATTGAATTATATGATGGTGGCGCAGGAAATACTTCTTTAGACAATCATACTATTGTACTCTTTAACGGTGGTAAAGATAAAAGTTATAAAACTATTGACTTAACAGGGCATAAAACAACTGCTGATGGTTATTTCGTAATTGGTAATAGTACGGTGGCGAATGTAAATTTAGTTGAATTTGCTAAAAATGGAATTCAAAATGGTGCCGATGCCATTGCTTTATATCATGCTGATGCTAGCGAATTTCATAATGGTACCCCTATAACAACCAACAATTTAGTAGATGCCATTGTATATGACACCAACGACAATGACGATACAGGCTTACTAATACTACTAAACGCCAACCAACCTCAAGTTAACGAAAACGCAAAAGATGATAAAGACAGGCATTCTTTACAACGTATTGTTAACGGTAGCGGAGGCTTAAGAAATACCGATACCTACACACAGGCAAGACCCACGCCTGGAAAAGAAAACACCACTGTTTTTCCGATACCATCTTTAACAACTATTACAATAGCAGCAGCAAGAGCTAAAAATGATGGGGATGAAATACAGGTAAAAGGAATATTAACCGTTACCGATCAATTTGCGGGAGCGGCTTATATTCAAGATGCAACTGGTGGAATCGCAATTTTTGATAAAGATGTACACGGAAAAGGAAAGTTTAAAATAGGCGATGAAATTACCGTTCAAGCTTTTAAAGCTACTGATAAAAGCCAGATTCAACTAATAAACATTGTTGGTATTTCAAATCATGGAGCAGCAACAAACCCCATAGTTCCGAAGGAAATCACCTTAAATGAATTAGCTGCTCACCCTGCGGAATTGGTAAAAATTTCAAACCCTATATTTCCTAGCCCAGGAAATATGTTTTTTGGAAATTCGAATTATAGAATATTTGACAATAATAACAATACCGCCAACTTAAGAATAGATATTGATGTAAACGGAATTACAGGTTTAGCACAGCCTCAAAGCTGTAGCGAAATTACAGGTGTTGTAGGAAGATATTATAATTTTCAGTTAATCCCTCGATTGACTAGCGATATAAACTGCGCTAAAAAATACCAGCATCCACCCTTAGATCATGATAAAATTTCCAAAGATAAAACCTTAGATATTGTTACTTGGAATATTGAATGGTTTGGAGATGAAAAGAAATCACCCGCTGCTGGCAACCAAAATTCAGATGAAATTCAGAAAGAAAAAGTAAAACAAATATTGCTTAATTTAGATGCTGATATTATTGCTGTTCAAGAAATTATCGATATTGATTTATTTAAAGAGCTTATTGCTGAATTACCTGCCTACGATTTTATTTTATCCGACGCTGTTTCGTATCCTAATAGCACTTCTGGAATGCCTCAAAAATTAGGTTTTATCTATAAAAAATCAGTAGTAAACCTTAAAAGTAGTACGCCTTTATTAAAAGCAATTCATCCTTATTATAACGGAAACGATGAAAGTGCACTTCAAGATTTCCCTGATCCGAAGAAATCCAGATTTTTTGCAAGTGGTCGATTACCTTTTTTAATGACCGCCGATATTACTATTGATAACCAAACAAAAGAAGTTAATTTTATCGTTTTACATGCCAGGGCAAATACCAGTGCTGCCAAAGCGCAAAGTAAGTACGATATGCGTAAATACGATGTTGAAACACTCAAAAAAGAGCTTGACGCTAATTTTCCAACAAAAAACATTGTTTTATTAGGTGATTATAATGATGACGTAGATCAAACAGTGGTAGCCAACGATGTAATTGGCAATGCTACTACATACGATGCTTTTGTACAAGATGCAAGCAATTATACGATTGTTACAAGCGCTCTAAGCAAGGCAAATTTCCGCTCTTATGCCTCTAGAGAAAACATGATTGATCATATTACCATTTCTAACGAACTTACCAATAATTACCTATTAGGTTCTGAAAAAGTACACTATGAATTTTACAATAATCTGTACGAAAAAACAACTTCTGATCACTTTCCTGTTTCTGTTCGTTTACAACTTAATGATGTTGTTGAAGCTCCTCAAGTAATTATTAAAATAGCCGATGCAAGAACCAAAGTTAGTGGCGAAATAGTTAGCATAACAGGAATTTTAACGGTTACTGATCAGTTTGCAGGATCGGCTTATATTCAAGATGAAACTGGTGGAATTGCTATTTTTGATGATAAAATTCACGGCGAAGGAAAATTTAAAATAGGCGATCAAATTACTGTAAAAGCAACAAAAAGCACGCATAATGGGCAAATTCAGTTAATCAATGTTATTTCTGCTGTAGCTAGTACAACCGCAGTAAACCCTATAATCCCGAAGGTAATTACACTTGCTGAATTAGCAAATCATCCTGGTGAATTGGTTCAAATTTTAAATCCTAGCTTTCCACTTCCAGGGAGTATGATTTTTGGAAATTCAAATATTGAAATTACCGATGCCTACAATAATAAAGCACAAATAAGAATTGATGCTGATGCAAAAGAACTTACAGGTTTAGCACAGCCAGAAAATTGCGACCAAATTACAGGTGTGGTAGGCAGATATAATGCTACGCTACAAGTATTACCAAGATTAAAAAGTGATGTAAGCTGTGCCAAGCAATATGAGCACCCAAGTTCTGTAAATGACGCTATTGCTAAAGATAAAACCTTAGATATTGTTACTTGGAATATTGAGTGGTTTGGAGATCAGACCAACTCACCTGCAGCTGGCAATCCAAATTCAGATGAAATTCAGAAAGAAAAAGTAAAGGAAGTATTGCTTGGTTTAGATGCCGATGTAATTGCTGTTCAAGAAATTGCTGATATTGTTTTATTCCAAAAACTTGTAACTGAATTACCTGCCTACGATTTTATTTTATCGGATGCTGTTTCGTATCCTAATAATACTACAGGAGTAACTCAAAAATTAGGTTTTATCTATAAAAAATCAGTTGTAAATTTTAAAAATAGCAGCCCTTTATTAAAAGCAATTCATCCGTATTATAACGGAAATGATGAAAGCGCTATTCAAGATTTCCCGCATCCTAGTAAAGCTAGTTTTTTTGCCAGTGGGCGATTGCCTTTTTTAATGACTGCCGATGTTACTTTAAATAACATCACAGAAGAGTTTAGTTTTATCGTTTTACATGCCAGAGCAAACAATAATAGTGATGCTCAAAACAGGTATGATATGCGTAAGTATGATATCGAAGTGCTAAAAAAAGAGCTTGACACTAATTTTTCGACAAAAAATGTCGTTTTATTAGGTGATTATAATGACGATGTCGATCAAACAGTTGTAAGGGTAAACACAAGCACATCTACCTATGATGCCTTTATACAAGACCCTACTAATTATACCATTACAACAACAGCTTTAAGTAAGGCTGGTTTCCGTTCATATCCGTCTTTCCCTAACCTGATTGACCATATTACCATTTCTAATGAGCTTAACGACAATTATTTGTCAGGTTCTGAAAAAGTCCATTATGAACTTTATAACAATGAATACACCAAAACAGCTTCCGATCATTTACCTGTTTCTATACGTTTAAAATTTACAGGGAATTACACGGTAAAATACACCGCAGGAAATAACGGAACAATTACAGGAAATTTAACCCAAACTATTGAAGAAGGAAAAGCAACATCCGAAGTAAAAGCGATTGCTAATACAGGATATGAATTTGTAAAATGGAGCGATAATAATACTTCGGAAACGAGAACCGATATCGCCGATGCTGATAAAGAATTTAAAGCGGAATTTGTGAAAACTGTAGTTGTCGTTAAAAATTACACGGTAAAATACACCGCAGGAAATAACGGAACAATTACAGGAAATTTAACCCAAACTATTGAAGAAGGAAAAGCAACATCCGAAGTAAAAGCGATTGCTAATACTGGTTATGAATTTGTAAAATGGAGCGATAATAATACTTCGGAAACGAGAACCGATATCGCCGATGCTGATAAAGAATTTAAAGCAGAATTTGTAAAAACTGTAGTTGTCGTTAAAAATTACACGGTAAAATACACCGCAGGAAATAACGGAACAATTACAGGAAATTTAACCCAAACTATTGAAGAAGGAAAAGCAACATCCGAAGTAAAAGCGATTGCTAATACTGGTTATGAATTTGTAAAATGGAGCGATAATAATACTTCGGAAACGAGAACCGATATCGCCGATGCTGATAAAGAATTTAAAGCGGAATTTGTGAAAACTGTAGTTGTCGTTAAAAATTACACGGTAAAATACACCGCAGGAAATAACGGAACAATTACAGGAAATTTAACCCAAACTATTGAAGAAGGAAAAGCAACATCCGAAGTAAAAGCGATTGCTAATACTGGTTATGAATTTGTAAAATGGAGCGATAATAATACTTCGGAAACGAGAACCGATATCGCCGATGCTGATAAAGAATTTAAAGCGGAATTTGTAAAAACTGTAGTTGTCGTTAAAAATTACACGGTAAAATACACCGCAGGAAATAACGGAACAATTACAGGAAATTTAGCTCAAACTATTGAAGAAGGAAAAGCAACATCCGAAGTAAAAGCAATTGCCGATGCAGGGTATGAATTTGTAAAATGGAGCGATAATAATACTTCGGAAACGAGAACCGATATCGCCGATGCTAATAAAGAATTTAAAGCAGAATTTGTAAAAACTGTAGTTATCGTTAAAAATTACACGGTAAAATACACCGCAGGAAATAACGGAACAATTACAGGAAATTTAACCCAAACTATTGAAGAAGGAAAAGCAACATCCGAAGTAAAAGCAATTGCCGATGCAGGGTATGAATTTGTAAAATGGAGCGATAATAATACTTCGGAAACGAGAACCGATATCGCCGATGCTGATAAAGAATTTAAAGCGGAATTTGTAAAAACTGTAGTTGTCGTTAAAAATTACACGGTAAAATACACCGCAGGAAATAACGGAACAATTACAGGAAATTTAGCTCAAACTATTGAAGAAGGAAAAGCAACATCCGAAGTAAAAGCGATTGCTAATACTGGTTATGAATTTGTAAAATGGAGCGATAATAATACTTCGGAAACGAGAACCGATATCGCCGATGCTGATAAAGAATTTAAAGCGGAATTTGTAAAAACTGTAGTTGTCGTTAAAAATTACACGGTAAAATACACCGCAGGAAATAACGGAACAATTACAGGAAATTTAGCTCAAACTATTGAAGAAGGAAAAGCAACATCCGAAGTAAAAGCGATTGCTAATACTGGTTATGAATTTGTAAAATGGAGCGATAATAATACTTCGGAAACGAGAACCGATATCGCCGATGCTGATAAAGAATTTAAAGCAGAATTTGTGAAAACTGTAGTTGTCGTTAAAAATTACACGGTAAAATACACCGCAGGAAATAACGGAACAATTACAGGAAATTTAACCCAAACTATTGAAGAAGGAAAAGCAACATCCGAAGTAAAAGCGATTGCTAATACTGGTTATGAATTTGTAAAATGGAGCGATAATAATACTTCGGAAACGAGAACCGATATCGCCGATGCTAATAAAGAATTTAAAGCAGAATTTGTAAAAACTGTAGTTATCGTTAAAAATTACACGGTAAAATACACCGCAGGAAATAACGGAACAATTACAGGAAATTTAACCCAAACTATTGAAGAAGGAAAAGCAACATCCGAAGTAAAAGCAATTGCCGATGCAGGGTATGAATTTGTAAAATGGAGCGATAATAATACTTCGGAAACGAGAACCGATATCGCCGATGCTGATAAAGAATTTAAAGCGGAATTTGTGAAAACTGTAGTTGTCGTTAAAAATTACACGGTAAAATACACCGCAGGAAATAACGGAACAATTACAGGAAATTTAGCTCAAACTATTGAAGAAGGAAAAGCAACATCCGAAGTAAAAGCGATTGCTAATACTGGTTATGAATTTGTAAAATGGAGCGATAATAATACTTCGGAAACGAGAACCGATATCGCCGATGCTGATAAAGAATTTAAAGCGGAATTTGTAAAAACTGTAGTTGTCGTTAAAAATTACACGGTAAAATACACCGCAGGAAATAACGGAACAATTACAGGAAATTTAGCTCAAACTATTGAAGAAGGAAAAGCAACATCCGAAGTAAAAGCGATTGCTAATACTGGTTATGAATTTGTAAAATGGAGCGATAATAATACTTCGGAAACGAGAACCGATATCGCCGATGCTGATAAAGAATTTAAAGCAGAATTTGTGAAAACTGTAGTTGTCGTTAAAAATTACACGGTAAAATACACCGCAGGAAATAACGGAACAATTACAGGAAATTTAACCCAAACTATTGAAGAAGGAAAAGCAACATCCGAAGTAAAAGCGATTGCTAATACTGGTTATGAATTTGTAAAATGGAGCGATAATAATACTTCGGAAACGAGAACCGATATCGCCGATGCTGATAAAGAATTTAAAGCAGAATTTGTACCGATTGTAAAAGTGATTAAAAATGGAATTACAGCTTCAAAAGGTTTTTCACCAAACGGAGATGCCAATAACGACACTTGGGTAATTCAAAATATAGACCGCTACCCTAATAATACCGTAAAAGTATTTAACCGATGGGGGAAAAAAGTGTACTATAAAAAAGGCTACCAAAACACTTGGGATGCCACGGCAACCGATACTGGTACAAAGCTTCCTGTTGGTTCATATATCTATATTATCAACCTAAATGAAGCAGGTATCAAGCCAGTTCAAGGCATGATTTATATAAATTACTAG